In Isoptericola jiangsuensis, the following proteins share a genomic window:
- a CDS encoding holo-ACP synthase yields the protein MIVGVGIDVVDVERFMATLERTPRLREKLFTEVERDLPASSLAARFAAKEAIAKALGAPGTMHWHDATVHRVVGGPPQVELRGTVQARADELGVKHWHLSISHDAGIASAMVVAEG from the coding sequence GTGATCGTCGGTGTGGGGATCGACGTCGTCGACGTCGAGCGCTTCATGGCGACCCTCGAGCGGACGCCGCGACTGCGGGAGAAGCTCTTCACGGAGGTCGAGCGTGACCTGCCGGCGTCGTCGCTGGCGGCCCGGTTCGCCGCCAAGGAGGCGATCGCCAAGGCGCTCGGCGCCCCCGGGACGATGCACTGGCACGACGCCACCGTGCACCGCGTGGTCGGCGGACCCCCGCAGGTCGAGCTGCGCGGGACGGTGCAGGCGCGCGCCGACGAGCTCGGCGTGAAGCACTGGCACCTGTCGATCTCGCACGACGCCGGCATCGCCTCGGCGATGGTGGTCGCCGAAGGCTGA
- a CDS encoding bifunctional ADP-dependent NAD(P)H-hydrate dehydratase/NAD(P)H-hydrate epimerase translates to MIRAWSVADVRAAEEPLLAAGVPLMDRAAFALALQVLADLRARRRSARGAHVVVLAGAGNNGGDALHAGAHLVHRGVAVTAVLAADRVHEGGLAALRSAGGRVVDAAAAGRAPAAAVEAARADVVLDGLVGIGARGPLRGSAAALVTALGAAGLPTAGTDAEEGTPATHAEEAQGASAAVAREGTARPWVVAVDTPSGIGVDDGTLPGPVLHADRTVTFGAAKPGLLLPPAAHVVGEVTVVDIGLTLPGTPAVQRLAPADVAARWPVPGPQDHKYTRGVVGVVAGTATYPGAAVLTTTAAVRTGAGMVRYRGSDVVARAVLAARPEVVTAPGRVQSWVVGPGVPPAADGADDGQAARARAGLAAARGELAGLSRGPVPAVVDAGGLGLVEETCPPWFVLTPHAGELRTVLRRHGEDVHRAEIEAAPLRWARRAHDLTGATILLKGAVTVVVGTGIVHAQADAPAWLGTAGAGDVLAGILGTMLAARAADVVADPAVAGEVAASAALVHGLAAEHANPGGPVAALDVAEAVPGTVARLLDLWSS, encoded by the coding sequence ATGATCCGTGCCTGGTCCGTCGCCGACGTCCGTGCCGCCGAGGAACCGCTGCTCGCCGCCGGCGTGCCGCTCATGGACCGGGCCGCGTTTGCGCTGGCGCTCCAGGTCCTCGCCGATCTGCGTGCCCGACGACGGTCCGCGCGCGGGGCGCACGTCGTCGTCCTGGCCGGGGCGGGGAACAACGGCGGGGACGCGCTGCACGCGGGCGCGCACCTGGTACACCGGGGGGTCGCCGTCACCGCCGTGCTGGCCGCGGACCGGGTGCACGAGGGCGGGCTCGCCGCGCTGCGGTCCGCCGGCGGGCGCGTGGTGGACGCCGCCGCTGCGGGGCGGGCCCCCGCCGCCGCGGTCGAGGCCGCGCGCGCCGACGTCGTGCTCGACGGTCTCGTCGGGATCGGGGCACGCGGTCCGCTGCGGGGGTCCGCTGCGGCGCTCGTCACCGCCCTCGGCGCCGCCGGGCTGCCGACGGCCGGGACCGACGCGGAGGAGGGCACGCCCGCCACGCATGCGGAGGAGGCGCAGGGGGCGTCGGCGGCGGTCGCGAGAGAGGGCACGGCACGGCCGTGGGTCGTCGCCGTCGACACGCCCTCCGGCATCGGCGTCGACGACGGCACCCTGCCCGGACCCGTCCTGCACGCCGACCGCACCGTCACGTTCGGCGCCGCCAAGCCCGGCCTGCTGCTGCCCCCGGCCGCGCACGTCGTCGGGGAGGTGACGGTCGTCGACATCGGACTCACGCTCCCCGGCACCCCGGCCGTGCAGCGCCTCGCCCCGGCCGACGTCGCCGCCCGCTGGCCCGTGCCCGGGCCGCAGGACCACAAGTACACGCGCGGCGTCGTCGGGGTCGTCGCCGGCACCGCCACCTATCCGGGGGCCGCCGTCCTGACGACCACCGCCGCGGTGCGGACCGGCGCCGGGATGGTCCGCTACCGCGGGTCCGACGTCGTCGCCCGCGCCGTCCTCGCCGCCCGGCCCGAGGTCGTCACCGCCCCCGGCCGCGTCCAGTCGTGGGTCGTGGGACCCGGCGTCCCGCCCGCCGCCGACGGCGCCGACGACGGTCAGGCCGCCCGTGCCCGCGCCGGGCTCGCCGCCGCGCGCGGCGAGCTCGCCGGACTGTCCCGGGGGCCCGTCCCCGCCGTCGTCGACGCGGGCGGGCTCGGGCTCGTCGAGGAGACGTGCCCGCCCTGGTTCGTCCTCACCCCGCACGCCGGCGAGCTCCGCACGGTGCTGCGCCGCCACGGCGAGGACGTCCACCGGGCCGAGATCGAGGCCGCACCCCTGCGGTGGGCCCGCCGCGCCCACGACCTCACCGGCGCGACCATCCTCCTCAAGGGTGCCGTGACCGTCGTCGTCGGCACCGGGATCGTCCACGCCCAGGCCGACGCACCCGCCTGGCTCGGCACCGCCGGCGCGGGCGACGTCCTCGCCGGCATCCTCGGCACGATGCTCGCCGCGCGCGCCGCGGACGTCGTCGCCGACCCCGCCGTCGCCGGCGAGGTCGCCGCGAGCGCCGCGCTCGTGCACGGCCTCGCCGCCGAGCACGCCAACCCCGGTGGTCCCGTCGCTGCGCTGGACGTCGCAGAAGCCGTTCCTGGCACGGTCGCGCGCCTGCTGGACCTGTGGTCGTCGTGA
- a CDS encoding LLM class F420-dependent oxidoreductase, which translates to MRFGLFIPQGWRMSLTDVPPEQHWETMLSLLHYADNAAAGEAVPGGAFAWESVWVYDHFHTVPVPSTEATHEAWTLMAAFAAASQRVRLGQMCTCMAYREPTYLAKVASTVDAISGGRVEMGIGAGWYEHEWRAYGYGFPTAGERLRALDEGVQIMANMWRTGSSGTFEGERYQVDGALCYPQPLQQLPVGEGGASVPSIPLWIAGGGEKKTLRIAAQHAQYTNFSGDVETFDHKSRILADHCRDVGRDFEEITRSANYNVVIGENQAEVDDKLAWIEAHFAKHAPGEPGAREAQSWRNGPLVGTPEQIVETLTDLKSRGMTYAITYFANAVGDRDQIELFQRQVIPHLQD; encoded by the coding sequence ATGCGATTCGGACTCTTCATCCCGCAGGGCTGGCGCATGTCGCTCACCGACGTGCCGCCCGAGCAGCACTGGGAGACGATGCTCTCCCTCCTGCACTACGCCGACAACGCCGCAGCCGGGGAGGCCGTCCCGGGTGGCGCCTTCGCGTGGGAGTCGGTGTGGGTGTACGACCACTTCCACACCGTGCCGGTGCCGAGCACGGAGGCGACGCACGAGGCGTGGACGCTGATGGCGGCGTTCGCGGCGGCGTCGCAGCGGGTGCGCCTCGGCCAGATGTGCACCTGCATGGCGTACCGGGAGCCCACCTACCTGGCGAAGGTCGCCTCGACGGTGGACGCGATCTCGGGCGGCCGTGTCGAGATGGGCATCGGTGCGGGCTGGTACGAGCACGAGTGGCGGGCGTACGGGTACGGCTTCCCGACGGCGGGCGAGCGGCTGCGCGCGCTCGACGAGGGCGTGCAGATCATGGCGAACATGTGGCGCACCGGCTCGTCCGGCACGTTCGAGGGCGAGCGGTACCAGGTGGACGGCGCCCTGTGCTACCCGCAGCCGCTCCAGCAGCTGCCCGTCGGCGAGGGTGGCGCGAGCGTGCCGAGCATCCCGCTGTGGATCGCGGGCGGCGGGGAGAAGAAGACGCTGCGGATCGCGGCGCAGCACGCGCAGTACACGAACTTCTCCGGTGACGTCGAGACGTTCGACCACAAGTCGCGCATCCTCGCCGACCACTGCCGCGACGTCGGCCGGGACTTCGAGGAGATCACCCGGTCGGCCAACTACAACGTCGTCATCGGCGAGAACCAGGCCGAGGTGGACGACAAGCTCGCCTGGATCGAGGCCCACTTCGCGAAGCACGCGCCCGGGGAGCCCGGTGCCCGGGAGGCGCAGAGCTGGCGCAACGGCCCGCTCGTGGGCACGCCCGAGCAGATCGTGGAGACCCTCACGGACCTGAAGTCCCGCGGCATGACGTACGCGATCACGTACTTCGCGAACGCCGTCGGCGACCGCGACCAGATCGAGCTGTTCCAGCGGCAGGTCATCCCCCACCTCCAGGACTGA